One Candidatus Palauibacter australiensis DNA window includes the following coding sequences:
- a CDS encoding DUF503 domain-containing protein has translation MAVIGVGRWVFHLPGCRSLKAKRSVVRGLRERTILKFRVSASETGLRDRASMAEITACVVSGQRRHAESVLGRVDLFLRSDPRAHVIESETEFL, from the coding sequence ATGGCCGTCATCGGGGTAGGCCGCTGGGTGTTTCACCTCCCGGGCTGCCGGTCGCTCAAGGCGAAGCGGTCGGTGGTCCGCGGCCTGCGCGAGCGCACCATCCTGAAGTTCCGGGTCTCCGCCTCCGAGACCGGCCTCCGCGACCGGGCCTCGATGGCCGAGATCACGGCCTGCGTCGTATCGGGCCAACGTCGGCATGCCGAATCGGTCCTCGGACGCGTCGACCTCTTCCTGAGATCCGACCCGAGGGCGCACGTCATCGAGTCGGAGACCGAGTTCCTGTGA
- a CDS encoding bifunctional riboflavin kinase/FAD synthetase, whose amino-acid sequence MSGLPPHVRGTVVTMGTFDGVHLGHQAILRDVGRRARARHGHAVLLTFDPHPLSVVRPEAAPALLTLPDEKKEMLAQLGLDYAAFVSFTLEFSRYSPEQFVEHLIVPCFRPAEVVIGYDHGFGRGRAGDVAVLERLGGIHGFEVSVVGGVEADGSPVSSTRVRQAVSAGDMEGATAGLGRPYSFRGTVIRGLGRGRALGFPTANLTPPPPDKLLPAEGIYAVRATLGSERTEGLLHLGPRPTFAGSPPAIELFLIDFKRDIYGERVIVDVLHRLREVRAFESGDDLVAQMRRDLADGLEYFRETGR is encoded by the coding sequence GTGAGCGGGCTCCCCCCGCACGTCCGGGGCACCGTCGTCACCATGGGGACCTTCGATGGAGTCCACCTCGGGCACCAGGCGATCCTGCGCGACGTCGGGCGCCGAGCGCGCGCCCGGCACGGCCATGCCGTGCTGCTCACCTTCGACCCTCACCCCCTGAGCGTCGTGCGCCCCGAAGCTGCCCCCGCCCTCCTCACGCTGCCGGACGAGAAGAAGGAGATGCTCGCCCAACTCGGGCTCGACTACGCCGCGTTCGTCTCCTTCACGCTGGAGTTCTCCCGTTACTCCCCCGAGCAGTTCGTGGAGCACCTCATCGTCCCGTGCTTCCGCCCCGCGGAGGTCGTGATCGGGTACGACCACGGGTTCGGGCGCGGACGCGCCGGGGACGTTGCCGTGCTCGAGCGGCTGGGCGGAATCCACGGGTTCGAGGTCTCCGTCGTCGGAGGCGTCGAAGCGGACGGATCGCCCGTCTCATCCACCCGGGTCCGGCAGGCCGTGTCGGCGGGCGACATGGAGGGTGCCACCGCGGGCCTCGGTCGTCCGTACTCGTTCCGCGGGACGGTGATCCGGGGACTGGGACGGGGCAGGGCGCTCGGCTTTCCGACCGCCAACCTCACGCCTCCTCCTCCCGACAAACTCCTTCCGGCCGAAGGCATCTACGCCGTGCGCGCGACGCTCGGCTCCGAACGAACCGAGGGGCTGCTGCACCTCGGGCCCCGGCCGACCTTTGCGGGCTCGCCGCCGGCCATCGAACTCTTCCTCATCGATTTCAAGCGTGACATCTACGGAGAGCGCGTGATCGTCGATGTCCTCCACAGGCTGCGCGAGGTGCGGGCGTTCGAGTCGGGAGACGATCTCGTCGCGCAGATGCGCCGGGATCTCGCGGACGGCCTCGAATACTTCAGGGAAACGGGCAGATGA
- the rpsO gene encoding 30S ribosomal protein S15 has product MEKTEKQGIIEKFSRRENDQGSAPVQIALLTARIEELTGHFRDHPKDHHSRRGLLKMVGRRRRLLNYLRRTDLDRYRTVIEELGLRH; this is encoded by the coding sequence GTGGAAAAGACAGAGAAGCAGGGAATCATAGAGAAGTTCTCGCGACGCGAGAACGACCAGGGGTCGGCTCCGGTGCAGATCGCGCTGCTCACGGCCCGCATCGAAGAGTTGACCGGGCATTTCCGGGATCATCCAAAGGATCATCACAGCCGTCGCGGACTCCTGAAGATGGTTGGCCGTCGCCGCCGACTGTTGAACTACCTCCGCCGGACGGATCTCGACCGCTACCGCACGGTCATTGAGGAGCTTGGGCTACGCCATTGA
- the infB gene encoding translation initiation factor IF-2: MKRVFEVAEELRLDTSHLIQLLREMEVPVRSHMSSVDSASVARLHARLERERRGEAVTGTAAPVRRRRRRRRAAPASLTAATPDVEIEEGPGPSPEAMEEAETAAAEAPDAESPVEAGIEVEPEVEPEAETDTEAPRAETEFEPEVEVAPEPSEAPETAPEEAEAAEPEASVEVAEPTAPEFAETETEPVEPAADGEVEAPSDPPRPARRPKPVRRDMPSPASPSAPSGPRASAGPGGKVRISAEGYTVDGRKKSRGGDGKKRRRVDRNAVQQNFRKTLAAMGQSSPRKRRRETQQQQREAEREQRELEQRTEKATVRVNEFLTVSELADLIEVPPQAIITSAFKNLGLMVTINQRLDFGQIELICEEAGFTAIREEGFEADLASDDEDMPEDESQLVPRPPIVTVMGHVDHGKTSLLDRIRSTNVIAGEAGGITQHIGAYHVVLSEGRTITFLDTPGHEAFTAMRARGAEVTDIVILVVAADDSVMPQTIEAISHARNASVPIVVAVNKVDLPAADVNRVKTELLAREVVLEDFGGEILGADVSAKTGEGLDDLLEKVLLQAEILELKANPEREARGTVVEAQLDRGMGPVATVLVERGTLEVGADFVCGLHGGRVRALLDERGRKVTSAGPGIPVRVLGIEGVPQAGDSLVVLSAARVREIVSRRQQLEREKDIRRRATGTRLEDVFAAVKAGEGARLNVVIKGDTDGSVQALSDSIERLSTDEVSVEVIHRAVGGINESDILLASTSQAIIVGFHVRPDAGAAAAAERESIEIRIYNVIYEAVEEIRLALEGLLAPEQREVTVGMAEIRELFRVPKAGTIAGCYVQTGTMRRNLPIRLLRDQIQIYQGRIDSLRRFKEDVRQVRDGYECGISVENYNDIKIGDVIECYEVVEVARTLSGAPAG; the protein is encoded by the coding sequence ATGAAGCGTGTCTTCGAGGTCGCGGAGGAACTGAGACTCGACACGAGTCACCTCATCCAGCTGCTGCGGGAGATGGAGGTGCCCGTGCGGAGCCACATGTCGAGCGTGGATTCGGCGAGTGTGGCGCGTCTGCACGCACGGCTCGAACGCGAACGGAGGGGTGAGGCGGTCACCGGAACCGCGGCCCCCGTGCGGCGACGCCGTCGCCGGCGGAGGGCCGCTCCCGCGTCGCTCACCGCCGCGACGCCGGACGTCGAAATCGAAGAAGGGCCCGGGCCATCGCCCGAGGCGATGGAAGAGGCCGAGACCGCAGCCGCCGAGGCGCCCGATGCCGAATCTCCGGTCGAGGCCGGGATCGAGGTCGAGCCCGAGGTCGAGCCCGAAGCTGAAACCGACACCGAGGCCCCGCGGGCGGAGACCGAATTCGAGCCTGAGGTCGAGGTCGCTCCGGAGCCCTCCGAGGCTCCCGAGACCGCCCCCGAGGAGGCCGAGGCGGCGGAGCCGGAAGCGAGTGTCGAGGTAGCGGAGCCGACGGCGCCGGAATTCGCCGAGACCGAAACGGAACCTGTGGAACCGGCGGCGGACGGGGAGGTGGAGGCGCCGTCCGATCCGCCTCGTCCCGCGCGTCGGCCGAAGCCGGTCCGTCGGGACATGCCGTCGCCCGCCTCCCCGTCGGCGCCCTCGGGCCCCAGGGCCTCGGCGGGCCCCGGCGGCAAGGTGCGAATCTCGGCGGAAGGTTACACGGTCGATGGTCGCAAGAAGTCTCGCGGCGGAGATGGAAAAAAGCGGCGTCGCGTGGACCGGAACGCCGTCCAGCAGAATTTCCGCAAGACGCTGGCCGCGATGGGGCAGTCCTCGCCGCGGAAGCGGCGTCGCGAGACGCAGCAGCAGCAGCGCGAGGCGGAGCGCGAGCAGCGCGAACTCGAACAGCGCACGGAGAAGGCGACGGTTCGGGTCAACGAGTTCCTCACCGTGTCGGAGCTCGCCGACCTGATCGAGGTCCCGCCGCAGGCCATCATCACGTCGGCGTTCAAGAACCTCGGCCTCATGGTGACGATCAATCAGCGGCTCGACTTCGGCCAGATCGAACTCATCTGCGAGGAAGCCGGCTTCACGGCGATCCGCGAGGAGGGGTTCGAAGCGGACCTCGCCAGCGACGACGAAGATATGCCCGAGGACGAGAGCCAGTTGGTGCCCCGGCCGCCCATCGTGACGGTGATGGGCCACGTCGACCATGGAAAGACCTCGCTGCTCGACCGTATCCGGAGCACGAACGTGATCGCGGGAGAGGCCGGCGGGATCACGCAGCATATCGGCGCCTATCACGTGGTTCTCTCGGAGGGCCGAACGATCACCTTCCTCGACACGCCCGGCCACGAGGCGTTCACGGCCATGCGTGCGCGCGGCGCGGAAGTTACGGACATCGTGATCCTCGTCGTGGCGGCCGACGACTCCGTGATGCCGCAGACGATCGAGGCGATCAGCCACGCCCGGAACGCGTCGGTGCCGATCGTCGTCGCGGTGAACAAGGTCGATCTCCCCGCGGCGGATGTGAATCGGGTCAAGACGGAGCTCCTCGCGCGCGAGGTGGTTCTGGAGGACTTCGGCGGCGAGATCCTCGGCGCGGATGTCTCGGCGAAGACGGGGGAAGGGTTGGACGACCTCCTCGAAAAGGTCCTTCTCCAGGCCGAGATTCTCGAGCTGAAGGCGAACCCGGAGCGAGAGGCCCGGGGGACGGTCGTCGAGGCGCAGCTGGACCGCGGCATGGGTCCGGTGGCGACCGTGCTCGTGGAGCGGGGTACGCTGGAGGTGGGTGCCGATTTCGTCTGCGGACTCCATGGCGGTCGGGTTCGCGCACTCCTCGATGAGCGGGGCCGAAAAGTCACGAGCGCCGGTCCGGGGATCCCCGTGCGGGTGCTCGGGATCGAAGGGGTGCCGCAGGCGGGCGACTCCCTCGTGGTCCTCTCTGCCGCGCGGGTGCGCGAGATCGTCTCGCGGCGCCAGCAGCTGGAGCGCGAGAAGGACATCCGTCGCCGGGCGACCGGAACGCGACTCGAGGATGTCTTCGCCGCGGTCAAGGCGGGCGAGGGCGCGCGTCTGAACGTCGTCATCAAGGGCGATACGGACGGCTCGGTCCAGGCGCTCTCCGACAGCATCGAGCGGCTGTCGACCGACGAGGTTTCGGTGGAGGTCATCCACCGGGCGGTGGGCGGCATCAACGAGTCCGATATCCTTCTCGCCTCGACTTCACAGGCGATCATCGTCGGTTTCCACGTCCGACCCGACGCCGGCGCGGCGGCCGCCGCGGAACGCGAATCAATCGAGATCCGGATCTACAACGTGATCTACGAAGCGGTAGAGGAGATCCGTCTCGCGCTCGAAGGCCTGCTCGCGCCCGAGCAGCGTGAGGTCACGGTCGGCATGGCCGAGATCCGCGAGCTTTTCCGCGTCCCGAAGGCCGGGACGATCGCAGGCTGCTACGTCCAGACCGGCACCATGCGGCGGAACCTTCCAATCCGCCTCCTGCGCGACCAGATCCAGATCTACCAGGGTCGGATCGACAGCCTGCGGCGGTTCAAGGAGGATGTGCGCCAGGTGAGAGACGGGTACGAGTGCGGCATCTCGGTCGAGAACTACAACGATATCAAGATTGGCGATGTGATCGAGTGCTACGAGGTGGTGGAGGTTGCGCGCACCCTCTCCGGAGCACCGGCAGGCTGA
- a CDS encoding polyribonucleotide nucleotidyltransferase, producing the protein MTHRIETEFHGRPLILETGRMARQADGAVYVQYGETAVLVTATADRKPTHLPFFPLTVEYREKTYAAGKFPGGFIKRETRPGEKETVSARQIDRPLRPLFPADYRNDTQVVCFIISADQENDADVIGMLGASTALLLSPIPWNGPIAGVRVARREGEWLVNPTFDDLELCDLEIVVAGSEESIVMVEGACLEATEDEFLEAMQVGQKAIADLIALQRELVRKAGAPETFEYEPVGPDPDVVAKVTELAAAQVGEALRIADKEERGRALSALREELAARLEADHPDCSGDVGAALRKLEKETMRRRILEDGERIDGRGMNDVRDITCDVGLLPRTHGSALFTRGQTQALAVTTLGTVRDEQRIDSVDVREETSKSFMLHYNFPGFSTGEVRMFRGTSRRETGHGMLAERALQALLPAYEDFPYTVRVVSDILESNGSSSMASVCGGSLSLMDAGVPMRAPCAGIAMGLIKEDDRVEILTDILGVEDALGDMDFKVAGTERGITAVQMDIKADGLSVDTLREALARARDARLRILAAMNETLEAAREEMSPHAPRIVTLQINPQKIGEVIGPKGKTIRMIQEETGTEVNIDDSGTVTIAAPSGAGAQHAREMVEGIVQEPEVGRIYRGVVKNTTDFGAFVEIIPGVEGLCHISELEEGRTAKTEDVVSPGDEVKVKLLAVDDRGRLKLSRRAALAPAE; encoded by the coding sequence ATGACACACCGAATCGAAACGGAATTCCACGGACGGCCCCTGATCCTGGAGACGGGCAGAATGGCCCGGCAGGCCGACGGCGCCGTCTATGTGCAGTACGGGGAGACCGCAGTGCTCGTCACCGCCACGGCGGACCGCAAGCCCACGCATCTCCCCTTCTTTCCTCTCACGGTCGAGTACCGCGAGAAGACCTACGCCGCCGGCAAGTTCCCCGGCGGGTTCATCAAGCGGGAAACCCGGCCCGGCGAGAAGGAGACGGTCTCGGCGCGGCAGATCGACCGGCCCCTCCGGCCGCTCTTCCCCGCGGACTACCGGAACGACACCCAGGTCGTCTGTTTCATCATCTCCGCGGACCAGGAGAACGACGCGGACGTCATCGGCATGCTCGGGGCGTCGACGGCCCTCCTCCTGTCCCCGATCCCGTGGAACGGGCCGATCGCCGGCGTCCGGGTCGCCCGCCGCGAGGGCGAGTGGCTCGTCAACCCGACTTTCGATGACCTCGAACTGTGCGACCTCGAGATCGTCGTCGCCGGATCCGAGGAATCGATCGTGATGGTCGAGGGCGCCTGTCTCGAAGCCACCGAGGATGAATTCCTCGAGGCGATGCAGGTCGGACAGAAGGCCATCGCCGATCTGATCGCGCTCCAGCGCGAGTTGGTCCGGAAGGCTGGAGCCCCGGAAACCTTCGAGTACGAGCCCGTCGGACCCGACCCGGACGTCGTGGCGAAGGTCACGGAACTGGCGGCCGCTCAGGTGGGCGAAGCGTTGAGGATCGCGGACAAGGAGGAGCGCGGACGCGCCCTGTCCGCCCTGCGCGAGGAGCTCGCGGCTCGGCTCGAAGCCGACCACCCGGATTGCTCGGGAGATGTCGGCGCCGCTCTCCGAAAGCTGGAGAAGGAGACGATGCGCCGACGCATCCTCGAGGACGGGGAGCGCATCGATGGCCGCGGCATGAACGACGTCCGCGACATCACGTGCGACGTCGGTTTGCTGCCGCGCACCCACGGTTCGGCGCTCTTCACCCGGGGGCAGACGCAGGCGCTCGCCGTGACCACGCTCGGGACGGTGAGGGACGAGCAGCGAATCGACTCCGTCGACGTACGCGAAGAAACCTCGAAGTCCTTCATGCTCCACTACAACTTCCCCGGCTTTTCGACGGGCGAAGTGCGGATGTTCCGGGGTACGAGCCGCCGCGAGACGGGACACGGGATGCTGGCTGAGCGCGCGCTTCAGGCCCTCCTCCCGGCGTACGAGGACTTCCCGTACACGGTCCGCGTCGTCTCCGATATTCTCGAATCGAACGGGTCGAGTTCGATGGCTTCGGTCTGTGGCGGATCGCTCTCCCTCATGGATGCCGGAGTGCCGATGCGGGCCCCGTGCGCGGGGATCGCGATGGGGCTCATCAAGGAGGACGACCGGGTTGAAATCCTCACCGACATCCTCGGCGTGGAGGATGCCCTCGGCGACATGGACTTCAAGGTCGCGGGGACCGAGCGCGGGATCACGGCCGTCCAGATGGACATCAAGGCCGACGGTCTCTCGGTCGACACGCTGCGCGAGGCCCTGGCCCGGGCGCGCGATGCCCGGCTGCGGATCCTCGCGGCGATGAACGAGACGCTCGAAGCGGCCCGCGAGGAAATGTCGCCGCACGCGCCGCGGATCGTCACGCTGCAGATCAACCCGCAGAAGATCGGCGAGGTCATCGGGCCGAAGGGGAAGACGATCCGGATGATCCAGGAGGAGACGGGCACCGAGGTCAACATCGACGACTCGGGCACCGTCACCATCGCAGCGCCTTCGGGCGCGGGCGCGCAGCATGCGCGCGAGATGGTGGAAGGCATCGTTCAGGAGCCGGAGGTCGGACGGATCTACCGCGGTGTCGTAAAGAACACGACGGACTTTGGCGCCTTCGTGGAGATCATTCCCGGAGTCGAGGGCCTGTGCCACATCTCGGAACTCGAGGAGGGCCGCACCGCCAAGACGGAGGACGTCGTCAGCCCGGGCGACGAGGTGAAGGTAAAGCTGCTCGCCGTGGATGACCGCGGCCGCCTCAAGCTCTCGCGGCGCGCGGCCCTCGCCCCGGCCGAGTAG
- the rbfA gene encoding 30S ribosome-binding factor RbfA: protein MTHRHRSERLGELFRRELTRLLLGSLKDPRLDGVTVTDVRATRDLSFATVYIRSDEDVSEGIEGLEHAVGFIRRELGRSLRLRKIPEFRFLPDETPEHASRIEELLRRAREDAGPRDD from the coding sequence GTGACCCATCGTCACCGGAGCGAACGGTTGGGCGAACTGTTCCGGCGCGAACTCACGCGCCTCCTTCTCGGATCGCTCAAGGATCCGCGTCTCGACGGAGTGACGGTGACCGACGTGCGGGCCACCCGGGATCTCTCCTTCGCGACCGTCTACATTCGCTCGGACGAGGATGTGTCGGAGGGAATCGAGGGGCTGGAACACGCGGTGGGGTTCATAAGACGGGAACTGGGCCGGTCGCTCCGGCTGCGGAAGATCCCGGAGTTCCGCTTCCTGCCGGATGAAACGCCCGAGCACGCGAGCCGGATCGAGGAACTGCTGCGCCGGGCTCGCGAGGACGCGGGGCCGCGTGACGACTGA
- the truB gene encoding tRNA pseudouridine(55) synthase TruB translates to MTTEAGLLLVDKPAGATSHDIVLRIRRKLGVRRIGHTGTLDPFATGLLLSLVGSFTRLADLYHGLPKSYDATLALGRETDTDDLTGKTVSEDAGWRELDGEAIRASFAAREGVGRQVPSSYSARRTGGERAYALARRGERPELQAREVTIHEIAVTDIDLPRIRFRASVSTGTYVRALARDIGRDLGPGAHLTALRRSAIGPFGVDEATAPDAVAEAVAEASTAWRPGMAALPWVWRRELNDGERDEIRYGRPVERGDVLPPSGSAPDSRGGSTNPVALYASDELFAIAQERDGRLYPKKVFAA, encoded by the coding sequence GTGACGACTGAAGCCGGTCTGCTCCTCGTCGACAAGCCGGCCGGAGCGACGTCGCACGACATCGTCCTTCGGATACGGCGAAAGCTGGGGGTGCGCCGGATCGGCCACACGGGCACGCTCGACCCCTTCGCGACGGGGCTCCTGCTGTCGCTCGTCGGGTCGTTCACCCGGCTCGCCGACCTCTACCACGGACTCCCGAAATCCTACGATGCGACGCTGGCGCTGGGGCGGGAGACGGACACGGACGACCTCACGGGGAAGACCGTATCGGAGGATGCCGGTTGGCGGGAGCTGGACGGCGAGGCGATCCGGGCCTCCTTCGCAGCCCGCGAGGGCGTCGGACGCCAGGTGCCCTCCTCCTACTCGGCGCGCCGCACCGGCGGCGAGCGCGCCTATGCGCTGGCCCGCCGCGGGGAGCGCCCCGAACTGCAGGCACGCGAGGTGACCATCCACGAGATCGCGGTCACGGACATCGATCTCCCTCGGATCCGCTTCCGCGCGAGCGTCTCCACCGGCACCTACGTACGTGCGCTGGCCCGCGACATCGGGCGGGACCTCGGACCCGGGGCGCACCTTACGGCGCTGCGCCGCAGCGCGATCGGCCCGTTCGGGGTAGACGAGGCAACCGCTCCCGACGCGGTGGCGGAAGCCGTGGCCGAGGCGTCCACCGCCTGGCGCCCCGGGATGGCCGCGCTGCCGTGGGTGTGGCGGCGCGAACTGAACGATGGAGAGCGGGACGAGATCCGGTACGGAAGGCCGGTCGAGCGTGGGGACGTGCTGCCGCCGTCCGGGAGCGCGCCCGATTCGCGGGGGGGCTCCACGAACCCGGTCGCGCTGTACGCCTCCGATGAGCTCTTCGCCATCGCCCAGGAGCGCGATGGCCGCCTCTACCCGAAGAAGGTGTTTGCCGCGTGA
- a CDS encoding pitrilysin family protein, whose translation MYRTCLPDGPIVLSERMDSVRSVAIGLWVRQGRVHEDAEHGGASHLLEHMVFKGTHRRSARDLAWEVERLGGALDAYTTHEFTAFQARVPAGALGVALDVLCDLAFFPRLSGQDLEVEREVVLEEIAAAAEVPEDIAFEEHARALYGGHPYGEPILGTRASVRALSVSALAEVHDRAYRPGNVVVAAAGAVEHEDLVEGLARWLPRRPAVPAPADPPPPIGESGFRRMRREGGRQTHIVTGGLTVPYRDPLRYAIHVTATALGGGMSSRLFQRIRETLGLAYAVYSFDGFHAQAGHVGAYVGTRPETADEAREAVERELAVLAREGLTREELDDTRSQLKGQFLISLESPASRMNRLAGVALYGHEYRTLDEVAARIDAVDRAQCFEAAAYFAPERLATLELAPGNAPGRTAPDAT comes from the coding sequence GTGTACCGAACCTGTCTCCCGGATGGCCCCATTGTGCTCAGCGAGCGCATGGATTCCGTGCGCTCCGTCGCCATCGGCCTCTGGGTGAGACAGGGCCGCGTGCACGAGGATGCCGAGCACGGCGGCGCGTCCCATCTGCTCGAGCACATGGTCTTCAAGGGGACGCACCGGCGCTCTGCCCGCGATCTCGCCTGGGAGGTGGAGCGGCTCGGGGGCGCGCTGGACGCGTATACGACGCACGAGTTCACCGCCTTCCAGGCGCGCGTGCCGGCGGGGGCGCTCGGCGTCGCGCTCGACGTGCTGTGCGACCTTGCCTTTTTTCCGCGGCTCTCCGGACAGGACCTGGAGGTGGAACGCGAGGTCGTGCTGGAAGAGATCGCTGCCGCGGCGGAAGTCCCGGAGGACATCGCCTTCGAAGAGCACGCGCGCGCGCTCTACGGCGGGCATCCCTACGGCGAACCGATCCTCGGCACCCGCGCGTCGGTGCGGGCGCTTTCCGTGTCCGCGCTGGCGGAAGTGCACGATCGGGCGTACCGGCCGGGCAACGTGGTCGTGGCCGCGGCGGGAGCGGTGGAGCATGAGGACCTCGTGGAGGGGCTGGCGCGCTGGCTCCCCCGCCGGCCCGCCGTCCCCGCCCCCGCGGACCCGCCGCCGCCGATCGGCGAATCTGGCTTCCGGCGCATGCGACGCGAGGGCGGCCGTCAGACGCACATCGTGACTGGAGGACTCACCGTTCCGTACCGCGATCCCCTTCGCTACGCGATCCATGTCACGGCGACGGCCCTCGGGGGCGGCATGAGTTCGCGGCTTTTCCAGAGAATCCGCGAAACGCTCGGGCTCGCCTACGCGGTGTACAGTTTCGACGGGTTCCACGCGCAAGCGGGCCACGTCGGCGCCTACGTCGGGACCCGCCCCGAAACCGCGGATGAGGCGCGCGAGGCGGTGGAGAGGGAACTCGCCGTGCTGGCGCGCGAAGGACTGACGCGCGAGGAGCTGGACGACACTCGGAGCCAGCTGAAGGGGCAGTTTCTGATCTCGCTCGAATCGCCCGCGAGCCGCATGAACCGGCTGGCCGGCGTCGCCCTGTACGGCCACGAGTATCGCACCCTTGACGAGGTGGCGGCGAGAATCGACGCGGTCGACCGTGCGCAGTGTTTCGAAGCTGCCGCATACTTCGCACCCGAACGGCTCGCGACCCTCGAGCTGGCGCCCGGCAACGCCCCGGGGCGTACCGCACCGGACGCGACCTGA
- a CDS encoding ATP-binding cassette domain-containing protein — MGEPIFAAEGFAKRFGAAEVLRAASVQAWPGRVTLLLGRNGSGKSTLLRCALGLLGAETGSVRWRGRATLRPRVARLAREGLCFVPDAGLAVPSRRVHTHLATLAAAFPEARRLTDLDPLDVSPFLESRVRELSGGERRRLELTFGLLRNPLCLIADEPLTGLAPVDQQRAVRALRDAAGRGAAVLITGHEVELLMQAADEVVWITAGGTRVMGTPEQAWRHPEFGWDYLGRRGPTELRTGSNPHSGDPDRRRGGDADPAVPATRRSSRMRRIWLPVAGAAAGIWITVRLALAVFGAATGTLPRAGDGTFVPWAAGVTMPVVGVCVLLSWIDHRRRGEGAFLSALGVGRRRAFIVWTATCLGLEIATLALLAAL; from the coding sequence GTGGGCGAGCCAATCTTCGCGGCGGAGGGGTTCGCCAAGCGATTCGGTGCCGCGGAAGTGCTCAGAGCGGCTTCGGTCCAGGCGTGGCCGGGGCGTGTGACGCTCCTCCTGGGGCGGAACGGATCCGGAAAGAGCACGCTCCTGCGCTGCGCCCTCGGGCTTCTCGGCGCGGAAACCGGCTCCGTGAGGTGGCGTGGTCGCGCGACGCTACGCCCGCGGGTCGCCCGCCTGGCTCGGGAGGGTCTGTGCTTCGTGCCCGATGCGGGGCTGGCCGTTCCGAGTCGGCGCGTTCACACCCATCTGGCCACGCTGGCCGCGGCATTTCCGGAGGCCCGTCGACTGACCGATCTCGATCCACTCGACGTGTCCCCATTCCTCGAGAGTCGGGTGCGCGAACTCTCGGGCGGCGAGCGGCGCCGCCTGGAACTCACCTTCGGACTTCTGCGCAACCCTCTGTGCCTGATCGCCGACGAGCCACTGACCGGTTTGGCTCCGGTCGACCAGCAGCGCGCGGTCCGGGCACTGCGGGACGCGGCCGGACGTGGCGCGGCGGTGCTGATCACGGGACACGAGGTCGAACTGCTCATGCAGGCCGCAGATGAAGTGGTATGGATCACGGCGGGAGGGACGCGCGTCATGGGGACTCCGGAACAGGCCTGGAGGCATCCCGAGTTTGGCTGGGACTACCTCGGCCGCCGCGGCCCAACCGAGCTGCGAACGGGCTCGAATCCCCATTCGGGGGACCCGGACCGGCGTCGGGGCGGAGACGCCGACCCCGCGGTGCCCGCAACGCGGCGATCGAGCCGGATGCGCCGCATCTGGCTACCGGTGGCCGGTGCCGCGGCGGGAATCTGGATCACGGTCCGGCTCGCGCTGGCCGTGTTCGGGGCGGCGACGGGAACGCTCCCGCGAGCGGGTGACGGCACGTTTGTCCCGTGGGCCGCGGGCGTCACGATGCCCGTCGTCGGAGTATGCGTCCTTCTCTCGTGGATCGACCATCGCCGGCGGGGCGAGGGCGCCTTCCTGTCCGCCCTCGGTGTCGGCCGCCGCCGCGCGTTCATCGTCTGGACCGCGACGTGTCTGGGCTTGGAGATAGCGACCTTGGCGCTTCTCGCTGCCCTGTGA